In a single window of the Caproicibacterium sp. BJN0003 genome:
- a CDS encoding type II secretion system F family protein, with product MRAHKQKELSPTLLSLFFNSLGVLLKAGIPIQNCLSLMLEDSKDDSLKEILSKLNAEIQTTFQLHFAMQKIGLFPQYAIQMVKIGETSGRLQTVCESLADYYEQKNTITAQIKHSILNPVILICIVSAVIAFLVIKILPIFKNVYAQLGVYMEQNSMILAALIIGKAAMILSLILLLFLGICALMTLSPGGRKQVLHMIAKISKVKKIISGFLVSQFSSALSMLLQSGMDPERALDLSSSVIQNEILDDRLINCKKDFKNGTSIAEALAKNQIFSSFHTSILLTSAKAGATDQALKKLSEEIMEDSMESLENTMGLIEPILVAVLSVIIGIILLCIMLPLIGILSSMG from the coding sequence ATGCGCGCTCATAAACAAAAAGAACTTTCCCCTACTCTGCTTTCTCTCTTTTTTAACAGTCTGGGGGTTCTGCTAAAAGCGGGAATTCCAATTCAGAATTGCCTCTCCCTAATGTTGGAGGATTCCAAAGACGACAGCCTAAAAGAAATCCTCTCCAAGCTCAACGCAGAAATTCAAACAACTTTTCAGCTGCATTTTGCTATGCAGAAAATTGGCCTTTTCCCTCAATATGCGATACAGATGGTAAAAATCGGAGAAACTTCCGGGCGATTACAAACAGTTTGTGAATCTCTTGCAGATTATTACGAACAAAAAAATACCATTACTGCACAAATCAAGCATTCCATTTTAAACCCTGTAATTTTAATCTGCATAGTAAGTGCTGTGATTGCATTTCTGGTTATTAAAATTCTTCCTATTTTTAAGAACGTCTATGCACAGTTAGGCGTTTACATGGAGCAAAATTCTATGATTTTGGCTGCATTGATCATTGGAAAAGCTGCGATGATTCTCTCTTTGATTCTGCTTCTTTTCCTAGGAATCTGTGCGCTTATGACGCTGTCCCCCGGAGGAAGAAAGCAGGTGCTTCATATGATTGCTAAGATTTCAAAAGTCAAAAAAATCATTTCTGGATTTTTAGTTTCGCAGTTTTCTTCCGCACTCTCGATGCTGCTGCAAAGCGGCATGGACCCTGAACGTGCTCTGGACCTTTCCTCCAGTGTTATTCAAAATGAAATTCTGGATGATAGACTGATCAACTGCAAAAAAGATTTTAAAAATGGAACTTCTATTGCAGAGGCTTTGGCAAAAAATCAAATTTTCAGCTCATTTCATACCAGTATTCTCCTAACTTCCGCGAAAGCCGGCGCAACCGACCAAGCATTAAAAAAGCTTTCCGAAGAGATTATGGAGGATTCCATGGAATCCCTCGAAAATACAATGGGTTTGATTGAGCCCATTCTAGTTGCGGTGCTTTCAGTAATAATCGGTATCATTCTTCTTTGCATTATGTTGCCGTTAATCGGTATTCTGTCTTCTATGGGCTAA
- a CDS encoding DUF4860 domain-containing protein, producing the protein MQHFITEKEHPIPRLLIPFLLVCLFAVCTIIVTVLGLKTYLKIQKDTDLAYQSRTGASYLANRLRGTEGAISLKDNHTILLTENENGSTYETDIYFSDNTLWESTVLSGSEPIDSEKIVEASDFSVHWIASDLLSFSITGTDGKQDTRTVYLGKEALSR; encoded by the coding sequence ATGCAGCATTTTATAACCGAAAAGGAACATCCGATTCCACGACTTTTGATCCCGTTTCTTCTCGTTTGCCTTTTTGCAGTCTGCACGATTATTGTGACGGTTTTGGGTCTGAAGACTTATCTGAAGATTCAGAAAGACACCGACCTTGCCTATCAAAGTCGTACAGGTGCCTCCTATCTTGCAAACCGTCTGCGTGGAACTGAAGGAGCTATCTCTCTAAAGGACAATCACACCATCCTTCTTACTGAAAATGAAAACGGCAGCACTTATGAAACGGATATTTATTTTTCTGACAATACTCTTTGGGAAAGTACCGTTCTTTCCGGAAGCGAACCAATCGACTCTGAAAAGATTGTAGAAGCTTCCGATTTTTCCGTTCATTGGATTGCTTCTGACCTTCTTTCGTTTTCCATCACCGGAACAGATGGAAAACAAGATACGCGTACTGTCTATCTTGGGAAGGAGGCTCTTAGCAGATGA